One Legionella lansingensis genomic region harbors:
- the fabZ gene encoding 3-hydroxyacyl-ACP dehydratase FabZ yields MSEVINIDKILNLLPHRYPFILIDRVVDYKVMDYLIAIKNVTINEPFFMGHFPGNPIMPGVLMLEALAQAGGILSNLSLKPKEGHEFLYFFAGIDNARFKQVVIPGDQLRLEVKLLGEKRNFWRIHGQAFVGDKLACSADLMSASKEIKK; encoded by the coding sequence ATGAGTGAAGTCATAAACATAGACAAAATCCTCAACCTACTACCACATCGTTATCCATTTATCCTAATTGATCGGGTAGTGGATTATAAAGTGATGGATTATCTGATTGCTATCAAAAACGTAACGATTAATGAACCTTTTTTTATGGGACATTTTCCTGGAAATCCCATTATGCCTGGTGTTTTGATGCTTGAGGCTTTGGCACAGGCAGGGGGGATACTGTCCAACTTATCGCTAAAACCAAAAGAAGGGCATGAGTTTTTATATTTTTTTGCGGGTATTGATAACGCCAGATTTAAACAAGTCGTGATCCCAGGTGATCAGCTACGTTTAGAAGTTAAGTTGCTGGGAGAAAAACGCAATTTTTGGCGCATTCACGGTCAAGCATTTGTTGGTGATAAGCTTGCCTGCTCTGCAGATTTAATGAGTGCATCGAAGGAAATTAAAAAGTGA
- the lpxA gene encoding acyl-ACP--UDP-N-acetylglucosamine O-acyltransferase, whose protein sequence is MIDERAIIHPSAKLAKGVVVGPGSLIGANVEIGEGTWIGPYVVIQGPTTIGKNNKIFQFASVGDEPQDITYKGEPTRLEIGDNNIIREYCMISRGTVKGGGVTRIGDGNYLMAYTHIGHDCTMGNYTIMVNHAALSGHVTINDYAIIGPYAGIHQFCHIGAYAFIARASYVSKDVLPYVMISGHTTAACGINTVGLRRRGFSSATIDQLRRAYKIIFRKGLTVQQAVAELEMMQNDCPEVLPMIDALNQSARGIVR, encoded by the coding sequence GTGATAGATGAACGAGCAATAATTCACCCTTCAGCTAAATTAGCCAAAGGGGTAGTTGTAGGTCCCGGTAGCTTAATTGGTGCCAATGTAGAAATAGGTGAAGGGACCTGGATTGGGCCTTATGTAGTGATCCAGGGGCCAACCACGATAGGTAAGAATAATAAAATCTTTCAATTCGCCTCCGTTGGTGATGAGCCACAGGATATTACTTATAAAGGAGAACCAACCCGTTTGGAAATCGGTGATAACAATATTATTCGTGAATATTGCATGATCAGTCGCGGTACTGTTAAAGGCGGGGGGGTTACTCGGATAGGTGACGGCAATTATTTGATGGCTTATACGCATATTGGTCATGATTGTACTATGGGTAATTACACGATTATGGTTAATCATGCAGCCTTATCTGGCCATGTAACAATTAATGATTACGCTATCATTGGTCCTTATGCTGGGATACATCAATTTTGCCATATTGGAGCCTATGCATTTATTGCTCGGGCCAGTTATGTCAGTAAAGACGTATTACCTTATGTAATGATCTCTGGTCATACAACCGCTGCCTGTGGGATCAACACGGTTGGTTTAAGGCGACGTGGATTTTCTTCTGCCACCATTGATCAGCTTCGCCGTGCCTACAAGATTATTTTCCGCAAAGGCTTAACTGTCCAGCAAGCTGTGGCGGAATTAGAGATGATGCAGAATGATTGTCCAGAAGTGCTTCCCATGATTGATGCCTTAAATCAATCAGCTAGAGGAATCGTGCGTTAG
- the crcB gene encoding fluoride efflux transporter CrcB → MLGSILVIIAGGAMGALARFATVGLMQRLLGFSYPYGTLVVNCLGSFLAGFIMVLIIERFAETEYWRLFLVVGFLGAYTTFSSFSWETWVLYQDGKTVAALANVFCNNVGALVMAFIGMHCGRFIGTLV, encoded by the coding sequence ATGTTAGGTTCGATACTTGTCATCATTGCTGGTGGAGCTATGGGGGCTTTGGCACGGTTCGCCACTGTAGGACTTATGCAAAGACTATTGGGGTTCAGCTACCCTTATGGAACGTTAGTCGTTAATTGTCTAGGGTCTTTTTTGGCAGGCTTTATTATGGTGCTTATCATAGAGCGGTTTGCTGAAACGGAATACTGGCGTTTATTCCTGGTTGTCGGTTTTTTGGGAGCCTATACGACATTTTCCAGTTTTTCTTGGGAAACTTGGGTGCTTTATCAAGACGGTAAGACGGTTGCGGCGTTGGCTAATGTGTTCTGCAATAATGTTGGTGCTTTAGTAATGGCTTTTATTGGTATGCACTGTGGTCGTTTTATAGGAACTTTGGTATAA
- the serS gene encoding serine--tRNA ligase produces the protein MLDSQLLRDHPQQVAKQLLKRGFHFNVDAFIVLEERRKALQVATQALQNERNQRSKAIGQAKARGENIDSMREEVNRLGQELDSKKSELENVLQELEAIIMTLPNLPHSSVPVGEDEHDNLEIRRWGTIPTFDFPIKSHDELGEALGQLDFALAAKITGSRFVVMKAQIARLHRALIQFMLDIHTQEHGYQEIYVPYIINADSLLGTGQLPKFEADLFKLKGDENYYLTSTAEIPVTNTVRDTILAADVLPIRYVCHSPCFRSEAGSYGKDTKGMIRQHQFEKVELVWITTPESSYEALEQLTKHAEIILQRLNLAYRVVTLCTGDMGAGSAKTYDLEVWLPSQNTYREISSCSNMEAFQARRMKARYRHQDTREIELVHTLNGSGLAIGRTLVAIMENYQDKDGNIRIPDALKPYTGGLELITSC, from the coding sequence ATGTTAGATTCTCAATTATTGCGTGATCATCCCCAACAAGTTGCCAAGCAATTGCTGAAACGCGGCTTCCACTTTAATGTTGATGCTTTTATAGTACTGGAAGAGCGTAGAAAAGCCCTGCAAGTAGCCACTCAAGCATTGCAAAATGAACGCAATCAACGATCAAAAGCCATCGGTCAAGCAAAGGCCCGGGGTGAAAATATTGATTCAATGCGAGAAGAAGTTAATCGACTGGGGCAAGAGCTTGATAGCAAAAAATCCGAACTTGAAAACGTTTTGCAAGAATTAGAAGCAATCATAATGACCCTCCCCAATTTGCCTCATTCATCTGTTCCAGTAGGGGAAGATGAACATGACAATCTAGAGATCCGACGGTGGGGAACCATTCCGACTTTTGATTTTCCTATTAAATCGCATGATGAACTTGGTGAAGCGCTTGGACAATTGGATTTCGCTCTTGCAGCGAAGATAACTGGCAGTCGTTTTGTGGTGATGAAAGCACAGATAGCCAGACTTCATCGTGCCCTGATTCAATTTATGCTGGACATTCATACACAAGAGCACGGTTACCAGGAAATTTATGTCCCTTATATTATCAATGCAGATAGTTTATTAGGCACAGGTCAACTGCCAAAATTTGAGGCTGATTTGTTTAAGCTAAAGGGGGACGAAAATTATTACCTAACCTCCACTGCCGAAATTCCTGTGACCAATACAGTGCGAGATACCATCTTGGCTGCAGATGTTTTACCCATACGTTATGTGTGCCATTCTCCTTGTTTTCGTAGTGAAGCCGGGTCTTATGGTAAGGACACCAAGGGGATGATAAGGCAACATCAGTTTGAAAAAGTCGAGTTGGTTTGGATTACCACACCAGAATCTTCTTATGAAGCACTTGAACAATTAACAAAACATGCCGAAATCATTTTACAGCGGCTTAATCTAGCTTATCGTGTTGTTACTTTATGTACAGGAGATATGGGCGCTGGATCAGCTAAAACGTATGATCTGGAAGTATGGCTTCCTAGCCAGAATACTTACAGAGAAATTTCTTCCTGTTCGAATATGGAAGCTTTTCAGGCTAGACGTATGAAAGCCAGATACAGGCATCAGGATACGCGAGAAATCGAATTGGTTCACACGTTAAATGGTTCTGGCCTTGCCATTGGTCGTACCTTGGTTGCCATTATGGAGAATTATCAAGATAAAGATGGTAATATTCGTATTCCAGATGCTTTAAAACCTTACACGGGTGGCTTGGAACTTATCACGAGTTGCTAA